The Mangifera indica cultivar Alphonso chromosome 8, CATAS_Mindica_2.1, whole genome shotgun sequence genome has a window encoding:
- the LOC123224278 gene encoding transcription factor MYB101: MVSSGGAASDGGVTGSKRRSQTLKKGPWTAAEDAILMAYVKKHGEGNWNAVQKNTGLMRCGKSCRLRWTNHLRPNLKKGSFTPEEERIIIELHAKLGNKWARMASQLPGRTDNEIKNYWNTRMKRRQRAGLPIYPQGVQEKAAAFHFQHHHGRSLNNSPGLLSSLLTSQNPTYNPSLTSFDTFNFSSAANHPLQNQPTSFYSNPNHEFKIFGDNNNGTDGFSFPLSSNSSFVPSATSLFNQNLHYQGLPVPSFKFSGENNFERDLSFSSMIMEAGDSVDPVSHFLPGMESEPPSSQIGLQGHPMTSASSGSTIGVCAMTNNTDRKIIPPITTIGNSGLLDALVQESQKLSRDEKVNGENLSVLGDKRKGVVGEASEEVEGNEGVESVMRNSGVANADTQGDNLSSSQSSIGMKAREEPFEEMHSMDDDLTTLLSNFPLSMPLPEWYPGNSEISDVPSTTMIGCSAEDISHQQNAAITPAPTSAASPEFQWSMGSYCWNNMPSIC, translated from the exons ATGGTAAGCAGCGGCGGAGCAGCGAGCGACGGCGGAGTAACTGGGTCAAAAAGAAGGAGCCAGACCTTGAAGAAGGGCCCATGGACGGCGGCGGAGGATGCAATCTTGATGGCGTACGTGAAGAAGCATGGTGAAGGGAACTGGAACGCCGTGCAGAAAAATACAGGGCTGATGAGGTGTGGTAAGAGTTGTAGGCTCAGATGGACTAATCATCTGAGGCCTAATCTCAAAAAAGGTTCTTTTACTCCTGAAGAAGAGAGGATCATCATCGAACTTCACGCTAAACTCGGCAACAAATGGGCTCGCATGGCCTCTCAG TTACCTGGAAGAACTGACAATGAAATCAAGAACTACTGGAACACCAGAATGAAGAGACGCCAAAGAGCTGGACTACCTATCTACCCTCAAGGAGTTCAAGAAAAAGCCGCAGCATTTCACTTCCAACACCACCATGGGAGATCACTCAACAATTCACCTGGTTTACTTTCTTCACTTCTCACATCGCAAAACCCCACTTACAATCCTTCTCTCACCTCGTTCGATACCTTCAATTTCTCATCCGCTGCAAACCACCCCCTTCAAAATCAGCCAACTTCTTTTTACTCCAATCCTAACCACGAATTCAAGATTTTTGGCGATAACAACAATGGAACTGATGgtttttctttccctttatcCTCTAATTCTTCATTTGTACCATCAGCCACAAGTCTCTTCAATCAGAATCTCCATTATCAGGGGCTCCCAGTACCATCCTTTAAATTCAGTGGAGAAAATAATTTTGAGCGTGATTTGAGTTTTAGTTCGATGATAATGGAAGCAGGAGATTCTGTTGACCCAGTCAGTCATTTTCTTCCTGGGATGGAGAGTGAGCCCCCTTCAAGCCAAATAGGACTTCAGGGACACCCAATGACTTCAGCTTCATCAGGGTCAACGATTGGTGTTTGTGCAATGACAAATAATACCGACCGTAAAATAATTCCTCCAATAACAACTATAGGCAATAGCGGCTTGTTAGATGCTCTAGTGCAGGAGTCACAAAAGCTGTCACGCGATGAAAAAGTCAATGGTGAGAATTTGTCGGTTTTAGGTGACAAACGGAAGGGAGTGGTGGGTGAGGCTTCTGAAGAGGTGGAAGGCAATGAAGGTGTTGAATCGGTGATGAGGAATAGCGGCGTGGCCAATGCTGATACACAGGGGGATAATTTGAGCTCTTCTCAGTCATCAATTG GAATGAAAGCCAGAGAGGAACCATTCGAGGAGATGCATTCCATGGACGACGATCTTACGACCTTGCTCAGCAACTTCCCTTTATCAATGCCTCTTCCCGAGTGGTACCCCGGAAACAGCGAAATCTCGGATGTACCATCAACCACCATGATAGGTTGCAGCGCTGAAGACATTAGCCATCAGCAAAATGCTGCAATCACCCCAGCGCCAACCTCAGCTGCATCCCCGGAATTCCAGTGGTCTATGGGTTCCTACTGCTGGAACAACATGCCCAGCATCTGCTAA
- the LOC123224350 gene encoding membrane metalloprotease ARASP, chloroplastic translates to METMLINFSSSPPTSSSPYSLFRLANLKSHISEFPPKPKTHLLNSLSSSFYSSSNARSFHCKNQFLNFRSRFTVKKGHEFRSCAVSGFDLGSFESVLEAAGVLTAIIIVHESGHFLAAYLQGIHVSKFAVGFGPILAKFNARNVEYSIRAFPLGGFVGFPDNDPESGIPVDDENLLKNRPILDRVIVISAGVVANIIFAYVIIFIQVLSVGLPVQESFPGVLVPEVRAFSAASRDGLFPGDVLLSVNGVEFPKTGPSAVSEIVDIIKKSPKRNVILEVGRGEQKFEIGITPDENFDGTGKIGVQLSPNVKFTKVRPKNLPEAFRFSGKEFWSLTSNVLDSLKQTFLNFSQTASKVSGPVAIIAVGAEVARSNIDGLYQFAAVLNINLAVINLLPLPALDGGSLALILIEAARGGRKLPLELEQRIMSSGIMLVILLGLFLIIRDTLNLDFIKELL, encoded by the coding sequence ATGGAAACCATGTTAATAAACTTCTCATCATCACCACCCACTTCATCTTCCCCTTATTCTCTTTTCAGATTAGCCAATTTAAAGTCACATATTTCAGAATTTCcacctaaacccaaaacccatcTCTTGAACTCTCTATCTTCTTCCTTTTATTCATCATCAAACGCCCGCAGTTTTCATTGCAAGAaccagtttttaaattttaggagtAGGTTCACTGTTAAAAAAGGACATGAATTTAGGTCATGTGCTGTTTCTGGATTTGATTTGGGGAGTTTCGAATCTGTTTTGGAAGCAGCTGGAGTTTTAACAGCAATCATTATTGTTCATGAAAGTGGTCACTTTCTTGCTGCTTATCTTCAGGGAATTCATGTAAGTAAATTTGCAGTTGGGTTTGGTCCAATTTTAGCTAAGTTTAATGCTAGGAATGTTGAGTATTCTATTAGAGCTTTTCCTTTAGGTGGGTTCGTTGGGTTTCCTGATAATGATCCAGAGAGTGGTATACCTGTTGATGATGAAAACTTGCTTAAGAATAGACCAATATTAGATAGAGTTATTGTGATATCAGCTGGTGTAGTTGCTAATATAATCTTTgcatatgttataatatttattcaagttTTATCAGTTGGTTTGCCTGTTCAAGAGTCCTTTCCTGGGGTGCTTGTGCCCGAGGTTCGAGCATTTTCCGCTGCTTCCCGTGATGGATTGTTTCCTGGTGATGTACTCCTCTCTGTTAACGGTGTGGAATTCCCAAAAACTGGGCCTAGTGCTGTTTCTGagattgttgatattattaagAAAAGTCCCAAGAGAAATGTGATACTTGAAGTTGGGAGGGGAGAGCAGAAATTTGAAATTGGGATCACCCCAGATGAGAATTTTGATGGTACTGGTAAAATTGGGGTTCAATTGTCACCAAATGTGAAGTTTACAAAGGTTAGGCCCAAGAATCTGCCGGAGGCTTTTAGATTTTCTGGAAAAGAATTCTGGAGTCTCACTTCGAATGTCTTGGATAGCTTAAAACAAACATTTCTGAACTTCTCACAAACGGCTAGTAAGGTATCAGGTCCTGTTGCGATTATTGCTGTAGGTGCAGAAGTTGCTAGATCAAATATTGATGGACTTTACCAGTTTGCAGCCGTGCTCAATATTAACCTTGCAGTGATCAACCTTCTCCCGTTACCTGCTTTGGATGGGGGTTCACTGGCCTTGATTCTTATAGAGGCTGCTAGAGGTGGGAGAAAGCTTCCTCTGGAACTAGAGCAACGGATTATGTCCTCAGGAATTATGCTTGTTATACTGCTTGGGTTATTTCTGATCATCCGGGACACCCTTAACCTTGATTTTATCAAAGAATTGTTGTGA